In Trichomycterus rosablanca isolate fTriRos1 chromosome 25, fTriRos1.hap1, whole genome shotgun sequence, the sequence ctgtattattttatacttttaCCTCATGCTAATGTGATTCCTCTCTGATGATATTTATacctttaaacttttaaaatgtactttctGAATATTTtgctatatttataataaaaataatatgttaAGATATATAATATAGATGATTTATCACATACAGGTCACAACATTAgtactaaagaaaaaaaatgaaaatataatgtgtgtaataaACGTCATTTTTTAACTACATAGTAGagtagagaaaaaataaaaacaaagaatttatttatttacaaatatattttttaattatgagTGTACAAATATGGCATGTAaagataaacagaataaaaactgatgcaaaacacaatttattttatatagaaaTTTAGCAAAGCACAAACACTAACTGTGCTCGGGAAGTTTATtattgaatatttttttaaacaatgcatttaaaGGTGCACTGGTCTGTGTGTCGGTGgcccggtgggtagcactgtcgcctcacagcaagaaggtcctgggttcgatccccaggcggggaggtccgggtcctctctgtgtggagtttgcatgttctccccgtgtctgcgtgggtttcctcccacagtccaaaaacatgcagtcaggttaattggagacactgaattgccctataggtgtgtatgtgtgtgtgtgtgtgtgtgtgccctgcgatggactggcgcccggtccagggtgttactgtgtgccttacgCCCacagataggctccagcaccccccgtgaccctgactggataagcggttaagaaagtgagtgagtggtctGTGTGTAATAGttccatacagtgtgtgtgatgtgtgtgtgatgtgtgtgtgtgtgtgtgtgtgtgtgtgtccaggttCGAGTCGTAGTGCTTTCCCGAGCTCCTGATCCTGATGGACGTGGACAGAAACCACTACATGTCCACTAACATCTTTGAGGTCTCATTAAATTCCATTAAAACCAGTATAATCTCattttgttgtgctggtgttgGGCCTGCACGTGTAAGCTGGATGTTTGGTGGTTTGGTTGTTGttgcagtgggcactggatggtGACGCGGCGGCTCTGAAGTGCCACTCAGACAGTCTGAAGGTGACAGACGATGGTGGTGCCACCCCGCTTCACTACGCCGCCTCGAAAGGTCACATCCGCATCATCAGACTCATCATGCAGATCGCCGGCGCACACGGTACGATTcacaaatattataaatgtatttcaatcatttatttttactttaaactttgtaaatatgaagttaaatgtttttatgagtgagtgagtaaatgactGAATTAAATGTTCTACTGTTTCTGATGCCAgagccactgtgaccctgaccacccctgttgtgctgtgtgtgtaGAGCTGGACGTGGTGGACGATGATGGGAACACGGCTCTTCACTGGGCCGTTCAGCAGGATCAGTGTGGAAGCTGCTCGGCTCTCCTCGATCTCGGGGCGAATCCCAACGTCCTGAATAAATCCTCGTTCTCGCCCCTGCACCTCGCCGTCAAACTCAAGTACAACCACATCGTCGAGGTAACGCAAACCAATAACAAGGGAGGGAGGGTGTGTCGGGAGAATATACCTCCTTatacaccatcagggtctccagcagagaaaGAGAAACTGGCTACGATACACTGGGAGATGGGCAGGGTGGATATGGTTGCAGAATTATGCCCTTCTGCCTTGCCATTCTTGGTATGTGAGCTCTGGTtcgttttatataaataaaacattcagcgtttgtttttttttggcacAGGAGCTCCTCTCAAACAGTCAGACGGTCGCTAATCTGGAGGGAGATTTGGGAAACACTCCGGTAAATCTGGCAGCTTTAGGGGACAACCATGAAGCGCTGTGCATACTGGTAAACACGACCTCTCAGATTAGGTTAACCTCTGGTAAACTGGCGTATTCGAGCGGGCTCTGAACCCATCACCTTCTTTCCAGCTCAGGAACGGCGCCAAACTGTGTCAGCAGAACAAGCTGGGTCACTTCCCCATCCACTCCGCCGCCTTCGCTGGAGCCAAGAGGTCCATGGAGGTGCTCCTCCGAAAAGGTCTCAGATGATCTTCAATGATCCTCATTATAATGGTTTATAAGATCAGAACCTCCCCACTGAGTCTGTGATTTTGGAACAGGGGAGGAGATCGGCGTTCCCCCCGAGAGGCACATCAACTACCTGGACAAGTCCAGCTGCAGTCCTCTACATCTGGCTGTACACGGAGGGAACCTCGACGTCATCCAGCTGTGTATCGCCTGTGGAGCCAAAATCGACCAGCACCAGGTTTAAACCTCAAAAaatcattaatatttattattatcaaatcTAGCATCAATGCTAGTAAATAATAAACGTTCTGATGGAATTTATCATCATCGtcgttgttttttttcttccgtCCCTCAGTGTGATAAATCCACGGCGCTGCATTTCGCCTGCACCCAGGGCGCCACGCCGGCGGTGAAGATCATGCTGAGGGCGTACGACAGAGTGCTAGACATCGTCAACATCACCGACGGAGCCAACCAGACGCCGCTCCATAAGTATTGAGACAGAACTCTGCATGAACGGTTTCATCTAGCCGAAGGTTTTAACCATCTATTGACGCTTGTTGTCTTGTTGATGTTTGCAGGGCGACGATTTTCGATCACTGTGAGCTGGCGGAGTTCCTGATCTCACAGGTAACCGAACTCCACTGTGTAGCGCATCTATAACCTGTAACATATAGGATTTTTATAggattattatattacaacatAAAACAGAGCACTACGTATAATTACAGAGAATattgggacagtgggagcctagtaggtggggctttgggctatcaactgagaggttgagagtttgaatcccagctcttctatgcagccactggtgggcccttgagcagggcccttaaccctctcagatCCAAGGGTGCCATACAATATCTGATCCTGCGCTCTGTATAagctgtatatatgacaaataaaggcattctatctatctataatattacaggctgttgtagcctagcggttaaggtactgaaccagtaatcaaaaggtcgctggtttaagccccactactgccaggttgccactgttgtaaacataaaaaatgcTATGTACGCAGAGCAGTCTTATTGCGCTAGCTCTCAAGCTCTGAGACTCGACCCCAGGACCAACAACTTTCAGACCCTGGGTTGTGACCCTTAGGTGGGTCACGAGCCGAAAAAAAGGATTGCAGAGATTGCAAAGGAtgagagaaataataataatgatagaaaCTTGTACACGAACATCCTtctggaggctttatgttacatcttgtaaaacaCAGTGGGAACAGATgcaaaatcatggacaaaatgtgcgTGGCTTGAAAAGAAGTTTGCAAAACCCTGAACTACACACTCGGAGAAGAGAgcgggtgctagtctgcagattttatttaatttacattttttaaatttgattAACCTCGCTGCTCcagtttttctgtttattataaGTAAGGCAGATTTTTTTTCCCAGCATGCTTTGCACCTCCTTGTTGTGCTTTCAGGGTGCGGACGTCAACTTCACCGACTGTAAAGGCCACTCGCCGCTGCTGCTGGCTACCAGCTGTGGTGCGTGGAAGACCGTGAACCTGCTCCTGTCCCGCGGTAACTCCGGGCTTTTTTACTGACGGTTCCTCATGTGGTGGAACCTGGAGGATCTTTATCTGGTTGTGATTTCTGGTTTCAGGTGCTGATCTGATGGTGAAGGATAAATCCGGCTGTAACTTCCTGCACCTCACCATCCTGCAGCCTCGGGGTCTAAGGAACCTTCCAGCTGAAGTTCTGCAGGTCgttcatgctttctgtaaagcTCCGTCACTCTTATTAGGGTCTTTATTGATGTTTTAGCTTCAGAACTGGTCAGAACCGGTGAAGCTGCTCAGATTTTCAGACGTTTGGTCAGTCCGAGCCGTGATGATGAGCATGGTTTCCACATGGTGAGGTTTTACTTCCATCTAGTGCTGAACCAAAGCACTGACACGGTGACCGACTCACCTCAGAACAGTGTAGTGGTTTCTTTGAGGGTTTCTCCTCTAAAGCATCGGTTCTTAACCATTGAAGCCAAAAGTGACCAGCTCCACCCACCTGAAGGCTCTTGTTAAACCTCATTCTGTAGGCGCTTAggtgtttgaatctcagctctgctaccagtcggctgggcgccccctagtgcctgagcagagaaaatcatacactagtctgctgggagggaaaagaccagactaaaaaaataaagtggacgctgtgtaaggaccctggttagtagcctgatgcgcctgtacagaagtggaggaacgtggagatcagcgcatgactctccgtgtgcaagaccgacctcacacgccgatccaccgaagtacgaggggataagaaggggttggtggagtgcacatgtgtcggagggagggcgtgtcaggagaatataccctcctcgtacaccatcggggtctccagcaacAGGAGGCTGATTGGCTACGATAAACTcaaggactcaaggaagacaagcatcaaagcTTTGTTTAACTTGCACCTCTTTAGTGGAATGAATTCCTCCTCAgtcttttaataaatatataataaacatattttattgcTTCTGTCCACAGCACGAGCGAGTGAGAGACCTCCTGAACGATGAAGATTCGGAGGGTTGTACCCCTCTGCACTACGCCTGCAGGCTGGGGATTCCAGAGTCAGTGAAGAACATGCTGGGCCTGGAGGTCTCGCTCGACCAGAAGTCCAAACAGAAGAAATCAGCGCTGCACTTCGCAGCCGAGTGAGTGAACCCACGATCGTTTACCATGTGTAGCGCTGAAATTATATAAgcgcaaaaatatgtggacacctgaaagCTGCCAGATTTACCAGAGTGTTTCCCAAATCTCCCTCCAGATTAGTGAACGTCTGGATGTTAGTCAGGAATTACTGttccaaaaaaacaacaacacttatttatattaaatgagCCAGAACTCACATGACAGGAATGGCAAGGCAGAAGGGCATAATTCTGCAACCATATCCACCCTGCCCATCTCCCAAATTATTGTAGTTCCACtttctctgctggagaccctgatgctGTACGAGGAGGgaatattctcctgacacgccctccctcggACACGTCTTCTTATAcgtgatctccacgttcctccacttctgtacaggtgcctcgggctactaaccagggtccttacacaacgtccaagaccacgcccactttttagtcccgtctttctccacccagcagactagcagCCGATTGTTTCTGCTATaggcactagggggcgcccagctgaccggtagcagcgctgagattcttCTGGAATCTTGATCTCCATGTCTCTCACTTTTCCAGGTACGGCAGGATCAACACGTGCCACCGACTCCTGGAGACCATGACGGACACCCGACTGCTGAACGAGGGCGACGAGAAGGGCATGACCCCGCTACACCTGGCATCGCGTGGCGGCCACGTCAAAGTGGTTGAGCTTCTCCTTCGAAAAGGGGCTCTGTTCCACAGGTACGAATCTTGAGTAGGGGCCCCAAAGGCTCCTGGAACTCCAGGGTCTGGTTCCAGATCTCCTCTGATACACCTCACACGTATTCCAATAAGTCTGTAGAGACAGGATGTATAAATggtggtgacttctctgtgcccatatacacAGGGTTAGATTGACTCCACTTATTAAAatgacatggaacagtggtctctttgacTAGGTTAGGAAAAAAGCCCCTCCTCCTTGCCCCCTTGATCGAGGGACAGGGTCTGACAGCTTCCTCCATGCTGGCGCCTCGACCACACCAGCGACGAGGAACCCTGTTTAGCCATAGTAGCGCCCCCTACAGGctcacagccaatcgtgtgtccgTGTAGGagcccggccggctgatagcacagctgagactcaAATTCAAAGCTTAAGGgctcaagatctcagcactggtgtgctaacgtGTTCTACACTTGCGCCACTTGTTTGAGGATTTAAACTCACAACCTTCTGGTTGCAGGTTCGAATCCCTTACCCTAACGCttctgtgtgcttgtgtgtgcagCGATTATAAAGGCTGGTCGTGTTTGCATCACGCCGCGGCTGAGGGATTCACACAGACCATGGAGAGATTACTCGTCTCCGACATCAAGCTTCTGGATAAAACCGACACGGAGGGAGTAGGTTCCAATCCCTTCTGTACCTTCTGTTTTATCTTCTgtcatagccaaaagtatgtggacacccctgtcagtgaggtttggtgtggaggaacctcAGCCACAGAACGTCGAAGGCGAGTCCGGCCTGCTGGTGCAACATCACTGCCTGGCGTAACGAGCACTGATTCCCACAGGCGTGGTCCAGAATCTTGAGGAGAGCTTTCTCAGAAGTAAAAGAAGTGACAGGGTTAGTGCAGGGGTTTTTAAAGCGACccatcaaatctcggctctgctaccggtgggctgggcgccatctaccgGGCACAACTAAATCAATTGAAGCACAGGCAAAAAAGAAGGGGCCTCCTtgtctttgaagtgtgtctgtgggaatttgtgcccgttcacaAGTACAAAACATGACAGCATTTATATGGCTGGACTCTGATTGATCAGTGGATGTTCCGGTTCTTCCCAGAGCTGTTAAGTGGGGCTGagatcagagctctgtgcaggacactggagcttcttcatgtctttatagagctcgctcatgctggaacaggaaagggccttccctaaactgttgctgcaaagtcaaaagcatatcatttttgCCTGGAGCAGGTGGATCTACCCTCCTCAAACGCAatcgctaaatcaggagaaaagggaaaaaatgcagaaattttttttttgtggcaatctggtcccactctGGTTTACGAGATGTACGGTAAAGCCTCCACAGGGGGGCGCTCATGTACAAGTGTTTATGTGtaaaatttctttatttaattattagtacCTATTTTTGGGATGGGGAGATGACTCAGGATAGGATGTCCGTCCAGTTtacgatcaggtgtccacatacttttgggccgGCAGCATCAGGACGCCCCGCACGCTGCTCTGTAAACGCCGTGATTAAAACTGTGTTGACGTCACCGTGGTGCATTCTGGGATGTGTGTTTAAGAACACGGCGCTGCACTTGGCGGCGAGAGCCGGACACGTCACCGCCgtccagctgctgctgctgagagGAGCTCAGATCCTGCTGAACTGGAGCGAGGCGTCGTTCCTGCACGAGGCCGTGCACAACTACAGGAAGGAGGTCGCCATCGCCGTCATCGACAGCGACAGGTCAGAGTCCCATCATGCACCTCATCAGACACGCCCATCTCATCCTTACATCCACCTCGCCCCTAATGCACCCCTGATTATGTTAGACATATCCTAATGATATCAGTATTGTTAGTAATGTTAgttcttcactggcttccccCCTTTTTCACCCAGTTCAGTCGTAGCCAATCGGAGCTTAGTCTCTTTTGCTGCTAATGCCACGCCCAACCCGGTCGAGAGGGTCGAGGGTGTCGGGCTCCCTCTCCAACATAGACAAGAGTCGGCTCTGTAATCAGCAGCCTCCCGACAATCTTCTCACAaggctttgaagtgtgtctgtggggatttgtgcttgTGTGTCTGTAGGTGTGTGGAGGCCGTCACCACGTTTAAGGTGCGCTCAGCTAAACGCTGCATCGTTATGGACATGATCGAGTTCCTGCCTGAATGTTTCAAGGTgagaaaatattttatatttcagtaaataaatcagtttatcctggtcagggtttcaGTGGGCTTGGTTTTATCGGGTAACACTGGGACACCCCggggacagggtgccaatccatcgcagggaaCTTTCTGCCACTTAGTGGATGCTTTAATTCAAGACAATAgaggcctagtggttaaggtactggactagtaatcaaaaggtcgcttgttcaagccccaccactgccaggttgccactgttgggcccttgagcaaggcccttaaccccttaattgctGAGATTGTATaatgtcacaatactgtaagtcgcttctgATAAAAGTATTCACTAATCAATCAACCGGTCCAATACCTTCATTTTTTACCAATTtaccagtttagtcgtagccagttcctcttcctctgctggagaccctgatggtgtatgaggagggtatattctcctgacacgccctccctttGACACAAGCCCTTCTTGttcgtgaggtcggtctcgcgcacggagagtcacgcgctgatctccacgttcctccacttcttttCCCACCCGGTAGACTAGCGGCCGATCTTGCCTGCTGCGGGCACTAGGGGGGcatccagccgaccggtagcagagctgagattcgaactctgagAGCCCAGTCCCTGCTGAACCTAAACGTACGATTTTCTTCTTTAGCATCTGCTGGACACGTGCATCAAAGAATCAGATAAAGACGTGAACTCCTGCGACTACTACGTATGTTTTTATAACcagtatataataaaataaaccgaTTATTCTGACCCGGGGTTTAATTCTGACCCGGGGTTTAATTCTGACTCTCTGCTCTGACCACTACAGCTGGAGTATAACTTCCAGTGGCTCCAGCAGCCCATTCAATACGCCAAGAAGAGCGAGAACAAAGAGAAGAACGGCATCTACAAACCTCTGGTCGCCCTGAACGTGAGTGTGACAGCACACACAGCGATCCTGATCATGTCTGCGTTTACTGTGAGTGACCAATAAGTGACCGAGTGCTTCTTCTCTGTTCAGGCCATGGTGGAGTTTAATCGCGTGGAGCTGCTGACCCATCCGCTCTGCAAGAAATACCTGGAGATGAAATGGTCAGGAACATCTGAGGGTTTTAGACGCGACTCTGATTTGatgttaaaattttattatcattaaaatatTCGACTTTGAAGTGCTGAGGCGTTTTAGCGATGTAGAATCCCAGCAGCACATCGTTTGTGGTTTGATGGGAACCTTTCAATCCATCTCAGATTAATCGGACCTTAAATCCAACCCTAAAccccttaaccctaaaccctaacccttaacTCTAAACACTTAACTCTAAACCTCTAACCCTAAATCCTAGCCATAACCCCTTTATCCTAAC encodes:
- the trpa1a gene encoding transient receptor potential cation channel subfamily A member 1a yields the protein MDVDRNHYMSTNIFEWALDGDAAALKCHSDSLKVTDDGGATPLHYAASKGHIRIIRLIMQIAGAHELDVVDDDGNTALHWAVQQDQCGSCSALLDLGANPNVLNKSSFSPLHLAVKLKYNHIVEELLSNSQTVANLEGDLGNTPVNLAALGDNHEALCILLRNGAKLCQQNKLGHFPIHSAAFAGAKRSMEVLLRKGEEIGVPPERHINYLDKSSCSPLHLAVHGGNLDVIQLCIACGAKIDQHQCDKSTALHFACTQGATPAVKIMLRAYDRVLDIVNITDGANQTPLHKATIFDHCELAEFLISQGADVNFTDCKGHSPLLLATSCGAWKTVNLLLSRGADLMVKDKSGCNFLHLTILQPRGLRNLPAEVLQHERVRDLLNDEDSEGCTPLHYACRLGIPESVKNMLGLEVSLDQKSKQKKSALHFAAEYGRINTCHRLLETMTDTRLLNEGDEKGMTPLHLASRGGHVKVVELLLRKGALFHSDYKGWSCLHHAAAEGFTQTMERLLVSDIKLLDKTDTEGNTALHLAARAGHVTAVQLLLLRGAQILLNWSEASFLHEAVHNYRKEVAIAVIDSDRCVEAVTTFKVRSAKRCIVMDMIEFLPECFKHLLDTCIKESDKDVNSCDYYLEYNFQWLQQPIQYAKKSENKEKNGIYKPLVALNAMVEFNRVELLTHPLCKKYLEMKWHAYGVKAHLLNMTIYTLGVLPLTYLIVKLRPNLTVNQNVTSINMMTTTLDKQCYAITSCMFLVFTMNLYAVGKELVQMGQQRLKYLWDKSNLMDWASAVCSLLFVVPLLLNVKESWHWPAGALASLASWVNLLLYLQRFERFGIYVVMFREICSTLLSIILIFVYLILAFALAFYALMIDQRNFGGMFLSLMQTFVMMAGEINYQDTFLKPYMTNKLAFPVLTYSIFIWFVLLVPILLMNLLIGLAVGDIAEVQNNACLKQIAMQIELHTNLEERLPYWFMKRVDQVTVREYPNKCCPRKKSMACRQKVMKARARLNPNSHQSTPIEWELTKQKYRLKEMCDSMEKQNNLLKLIVQKMEISSEAEECDGPPIRHAGKLHSRSKWGPLLRAVTARKK